In Fibrobacter sp. UWR3, one DNA window encodes the following:
- a CDS encoding TIGR02171 family protein produces the protein MAYTSAIYRNEKDNFFLLFWLLAFGLWTSCSNVKSSESDNDIDDEQEFSSPSEDIDEDQKSSCSSESSSSSEEAEYSIEGFVKQKGPKTVSLTDASDESNVTMDVQLNYDFYIGRTEVTREQYAALMGGDIPENEKNLPQVSVNFYDAVLYANALSKSKGLDTVYTYTNSNFTPTGSCVFLEGLVTHYEVFGYRLPTEAEWVYVAKKFWDVENSWNADNSSSIPHEVCTAPGLDSSHVKLEENPDAVCNMTGNVAEWVDGWLADFKDTTLTNYVGATSPNSLKENIIKGGNCRLSPNDININTRRDVYPIAMNSSADYVGFRLVLGAIDKPLWLDPSGAVNTVKINIVATIESILGTLNARRAKAKLVFRNDVSGKLTFIDYTKNASRAIEIEDDAGAFHPDVSPDGNYIAFSTKIEGISGKSEVYVCRLDSACSEKIKLPVESAAIPRFRVLGPGDTALVYVSDAGSNKDSLTWAGYSTWIVPFAGGEFGTPRLLLKGSFNGGVTEGLAVTGSKLLRVATWDDPDKVKYDVWYNNEQACNVSLATDGSNRTLFLDFGSSTGQKFVGQKYGTHEQILVMNSNGNLVDAVAAPAGYSYDHTEWVTGKNAAVATLSDQNGSHKKIVLIDMETKKIVELVESDELWHPVLWVERSTPLVAEQSSSSSSETPKASSSSTSVQTSSSSGNVETSSSSEIAPTSSSSEYIESSSSSENVKTSSSSEFVLTSSSSEDIGTSSSSEFTETSSSSEIAPTSSSGEHSLVLDPDSAGIYVYSYTQFKDFIIRYKMELLWQFADSANVVVIGSSRPLNAVYPTKLSSKFTAVNLGLASCTIHMSKDLLMKYIMPHYKKMKYLVVSLDLDFWWKTPSAKDDNWFADNDANAKYLLYPGFVYDKNHNYWVGEEDLTPLYEAAKDGILYPSSNRTDHIIELRGQLHTTCSKSWPGAAFGATVSDPGQEILAGSMNSLKTIIEESAKQGVTVIGTILPQSPAYRNSAMFGYLGMNRDIADSLIGEFVKMEQTYSNFVLFDENKGGLHDYANGMNEDSQHLCDEGAELYTHRLDSLLLELDNK, from the coding sequence TTGGCCTACACTAGCGCAATTTATAGAAATGAGAAAGACAATTTTTTTCTGCTTTTTTGGTTGCTGGCATTCGGCCTTTGGACGAGCTGTTCCAATGTCAAATCCAGTGAAAGCGACAATGACATCGATGATGAACAGGAATTCTCCAGCCCTTCGGAAGATATTGACGAAGACCAGAAATCATCCTGTTCCTCCGAATCGTCCAGTTCTTCCGAAGAAGCAGAATACTCCATAGAAGGTTTTGTAAAGCAGAAAGGCCCTAAAACGGTATCTTTGACGGACGCCTCTGACGAGTCTAACGTCACGATGGATGTCCAACTGAACTACGACTTCTACATTGGCCGCACCGAAGTGACCCGAGAACAGTACGCAGCACTCATGGGAGGCGATATACCGGAAAACGAAAAGAATCTTCCGCAGGTCAGTGTCAATTTCTACGATGCCGTTTTGTACGCAAACGCATTAAGCAAAAGCAAGGGGCTCGACACCGTATATACCTACACAAATTCCAATTTCACTCCCACAGGAAGTTGCGTTTTCCTTGAAGGACTAGTCACTCACTACGAGGTTTTTGGCTACCGACTGCCAACGGAAGCCGAGTGGGTGTATGTCGCAAAAAAATTCTGGGATGTCGAAAATTCCTGGAATGCAGATAATTCTTCATCTATTCCCCACGAGGTTTGCACCGCCCCCGGATTAGACAGTTCGCACGTCAAACTTGAAGAAAACCCAGATGCAGTCTGCAACATGACAGGGAACGTCGCCGAATGGGTAGACGGATGGCTTGCGGATTTTAAGGACACCACCCTGACAAACTATGTTGGAGCCACATCTCCCAACAGTTTAAAAGAAAACATTATAAAGGGCGGAAACTGCCGATTGTCTCCCAACGATATCAACATCAACACTCGCCGGGATGTGTACCCCATTGCGATGAATTCCAGCGCCGACTATGTAGGTTTCAGGTTGGTGCTTGGAGCCATCGATAAACCGCTTTGGCTAGATCCATCTGGAGCCGTGAACACGGTCAAGATAAACATCGTGGCTACCATAGAATCCATTTTGGGAACTTTAAACGCCAGAAGGGCAAAGGCGAAGCTCGTATTCAGAAACGACGTTTCCGGCAAACTGACTTTTATCGATTACACCAAGAATGCTTCTAGGGCAATTGAAATTGAAGATGACGCAGGCGCATTCCACCCTGACGTATCTCCCGATGGCAATTACATCGCATTCAGCACCAAGATTGAAGGAATATCCGGAAAATCAGAAGTTTATGTTTGCCGCCTGGATTCCGCATGTTCAGAAAAGATAAAGCTCCCCGTAGAAAGCGCCGCCATTCCGCGATTCAGGGTGTTAGGACCAGGCGATACCGCTTTAGTGTACGTGTCTGACGCCGGAAGCAACAAGGATTCCTTAACCTGGGCAGGGTACAGCACATGGATTGTTCCCTTCGCAGGGGGGGAGTTCGGCACGCCACGGCTATTGCTAAAGGGTAGTTTTAACGGAGGCGTAACAGAGGGGCTTGCGGTAACAGGCTCGAAGCTCTTGCGCGTTGCCACCTGGGACGACCCCGACAAGGTTAAATATGACGTATGGTACAACAACGAGCAGGCCTGCAACGTTTCTCTTGCCACCGATGGTTCGAACCGGACTCTATTCCTCGATTTCGGAAGCTCTACAGGTCAAAAGTTTGTCGGCCAAAAATACGGCACTCACGAACAAATTCTTGTAATGAACAGCAACGGAAATCTAGTAGACGCAGTCGCTGCTCCGGCAGGCTATTCCTATGACCATACGGAATGGGTGACCGGCAAGAATGCGGCGGTGGCAACACTTTCGGACCAAAACGGATCCCACAAAAAAATCGTCTTGATAGACATGGAAACGAAAAAAATTGTTGAACTTGTTGAAAGCGATGAATTGTGGCATCCGGTTCTTTGGGTAGAACGTTCTACGCCCCTTGTCGCAGAACAATCTTCCAGTTCATCAAGCGAAACGCCCAAAGCATCATCATCCAGCACAAGCGTCCAGACAAGTTCTTCAAGCGGGAATGTCGAAACAAGTTCTTCCAGCGAGATTGCCCCAACCAGCTCTTCAAGCGAATATATTGAAAGCAGTTCTTCCAGCGAGAATGTCAAAACCAGTTCCTCAAGCGAGTTTGTCCTAACAAGTTCTTCGAGCGAAGATATTGGAACCAGTTCTTCAAGTGAATTTACAGAAACGAGTTCATCAAGCGAGATTGCCCCGACAAGTTCTTCAGGCGAGCACAGCCTGGTTCTGGACCCCGACAGTGCCGGAATATATGTGTACAGCTACACGCAGTTCAAGGATTTCATCATACGATACAAGATGGAGCTCTTGTGGCAGTTCGCCGATTCCGCCAATGTGGTCGTCATAGGGTCTTCGCGCCCTCTAAACGCGGTTTACCCCACAAAACTGAGCAGCAAATTCACTGCGGTAAACTTGGGCCTTGCATCATGTACAATCCACATGTCCAAGGACCTCCTGATGAAGTACATTATGCCCCACTACAAGAAAATGAAGTATCTGGTCGTTTCTCTCGATTTGGATTTTTGGTGGAAAACACCGTCTGCCAAAGACGACAACTGGTTCGCCGACAACGACGCCAATGCAAAGTACCTGTTGTATCCTGGATTTGTATATGACAAGAACCACAATTACTGGGTAGGTGAAGAAGATCTTACACCTTTATACGAGGCTGCGAAGGACGGAATACTCTACCCGTCATCAAATCGTACCGACCATATTATTGAGCTTAGAGGTCAATTGCACACTACTTGCTCAAAATCGTGGCCAGGAGCAGCCTTTGGTGCAACCGTTAGCGATCCCGGACAAGAAATCCTCGCAGGCTCCATGAATTCCCTAAAGACCATCATCGAAGAGTCGGCCAAACAAGGTGTAACAGTCATCGGGACAATCCTCCCCCAGTCTCCTGCATACAGGAATTCCGCCATGTTCGGTTACCTGGGCATGAACCGCGATATAGCCGATTCTCTAATCGGAGAATTCGTCAAGATGGAACAAACATATTCGAATTTTGTTCTGTTCGACGAAAACAAGGGCGGCCTGCACGACTACGCCAATGGAATGAACGAAGACTCCCAGCACCTTTGCGATGAGGGAGCCGAACTCTACACTCACCGCTTGGATTCCCTTTTGCTAGAACTTGACAACAAATAG